In Thermosynechococcus sichuanensis E542, a single genomic region encodes these proteins:
- the accC gene encoding acetyl-CoA carboxylase biotin carboxylase subunit, with the protein MAFTKILIANRGEIALRILRTCEELGIATVAVYSTVDRHALHVQLADEAVCIGEAPSSRSYLNIPNIIAAALTRNVSAIHPGYGFLAENARFAEICADHKITFIGPSPAAMRAMGDKSTAKATMQQVGVPTIPGSDGLVQDEETARAIARKIGYPLMIKATAGGGGRGMRLVRSAEELGRALSAAQGEAEAAFGNAGVYLERFIENPRHIEFQILADSYGNVIHLGERDCSVQRRHQKLLEEAPSPALTPELRAKMGAAAVTAAKAINYVGAGTIEFLLDGQDNFYFMEMNTRIQVEHTVTEMITGLDLIAEQIRIAQGEPLSLTQEQVQLRGHAIECRINAEDPERNFRPHPGRISGYLPPGGPGVRMDSHVYTDYEIPPYYDSLIGKLVVWGNDRPAAIARMKRALRECAIMGVPTTIPFHQQVMDTPEFRSGIVYTNFVDKLMTTLGWNV; encoded by the coding sequence ATGGCCTTTACGAAAATTTTGATTGCCAATCGTGGCGAAATTGCACTACGGATTCTACGCACCTGTGAAGAATTGGGCATTGCAACAGTTGCTGTCTATTCCACAGTAGATCGCCATGCCCTGCATGTGCAATTGGCCGATGAGGCGGTGTGCATTGGCGAAGCCCCCAGTAGTCGCAGCTATCTCAATATTCCCAACATTATTGCTGCTGCCCTCACTCGGAATGTCTCGGCGATTCACCCCGGCTATGGTTTTCTAGCGGAAAATGCCCGCTTTGCCGAAATCTGCGCTGACCACAAAATTACCTTTATTGGGCCGAGTCCTGCGGCGATGCGTGCCATGGGGGATAAGTCCACCGCCAAAGCCACGATGCAACAGGTGGGAGTGCCGACGATTCCTGGCAGTGATGGACTCGTTCAGGATGAGGAAACGGCCCGGGCGATCGCCCGCAAAATTGGCTATCCCCTGATGATTAAAGCCACCGCTGGAGGAGGGGGTCGCGGGATGCGCTTGGTGCGCTCTGCCGAAGAGTTGGGACGTGCCCTCAGTGCCGCCCAAGGGGAAGCGGAAGCCGCCTTCGGCAATGCCGGGGTCTATCTGGAGCGGTTTATTGAAAATCCCCGCCACATAGAATTTCAGATTCTCGCGGATAGCTATGGCAATGTCATCCACCTCGGGGAACGGGATTGCTCCGTACAACGGCGTCACCAAAAGCTCCTTGAGGAGGCGCCTAGCCCTGCCCTCACCCCCGAACTGCGTGCCAAGATGGGAGCTGCTGCTGTCACTGCGGCCAAAGCCATTAACTATGTTGGTGCCGGCACCATTGAATTTCTCCTTGACGGCCAAGACAACTTCTACTTTATGGAGATGAATACCCGCATTCAGGTGGAGCACACCGTCACGGAAATGATTACGGGGCTAGATCTGATTGCGGAGCAAATTCGCATTGCCCAAGGGGAACCCCTCAGCTTGACCCAAGAGCAGGTGCAGTTGCGCGGACACGCGATCGAGTGCCGCATTAATGCCGAAGACCCAGAGCGCAATTTCCGTCCCCATCCCGGTCGCATTAGCGGTTACTTGCCCCCCGGTGGCCCTGGGGTGCGCATGGACTCCCACGTTTATACCGACTATGAAATCCCCCCCTATTATGATTCGCTAATCGGTAAATTGGTGGTGTGGGGGAACGATCGCCCCGCTGCGATTGCCCGCATGAAGCGCGCCCTACGAGAATGTGCAATTATGGGGGTGCCGACCACCATTCCCTTTCATCAGCAGGTGATGGACACACCGGAGTTTCGCAGCGGCATTGTCTATACCAACTTTGTCGATAAGCTCATGACCACATTGGGCTGGAATGTTTAA
- the murG gene encoding undecaprenyldiphospho-muramoylpentapeptide beta-N-acetylglucosaminyltransferase: MPRQGKLLIAASGTGGHLFPALAVAEELPEYEIHWLGVRDRLEQQLIPPRYPLHTIHFSGVQGKTPWAKLRPLWQFWGAFWQTRQLLKQGHFQGVFTTGGYIAAPAILAARSLGRVALLHESNALPGKVTRWLAPWCTLVALGTPASLAYLKSKRLNLRVTGTPVRPDILHPGDLALPIPKDVPLILVMGGSQGAVAINRLVRETVHHWLDAGAWVVHLTGNNDPDAQGVQHPHYLVFPFFEPMGPLLHRADIVISRAGASALAELTLTGTPALLIPYPHAAEDHQTVNAEVLVSAGAAEMIPQSALTGDRLGRIILEWLGQPQKLQAMAENARQLAMPNSSQQVADLIRMLIPTP; encoded by the coding sequence ATGCCTAGGCAAGGGAAACTACTGATTGCAGCGAGTGGTACCGGGGGGCATCTCTTTCCGGCGCTGGCGGTGGCAGAGGAGTTACCTGAATATGAGATCCATTGGTTAGGCGTGCGCGATCGCCTAGAACAGCAATTGATTCCGCCCCGTTACCCCCTCCATACCATCCACTTTAGTGGCGTCCAAGGCAAGACCCCTTGGGCAAAGCTGCGCCCCTTGTGGCAATTTTGGGGAGCCTTTTGGCAAACGCGCCAGTTGTTAAAACAGGGACACTTCCAAGGGGTGTTTACCACTGGTGGTTACATCGCGGCGCCGGCGATTTTAGCGGCTCGCAGTTTGGGGCGTGTCGCCCTGCTCCACGAATCCAACGCCCTACCGGGTAAAGTCACCCGCTGGCTAGCGCCTTGGTGTACACTGGTGGCCTTGGGTACCCCAGCCAGTTTGGCCTACCTCAAATCCAAACGGCTGAACCTGCGGGTCACGGGCACACCGGTGCGTCCCGATATTCTCCATCCCGGCGACTTGGCGTTGCCGATTCCCAAAGATGTGCCCCTAATTCTAGTGATGGGGGGGAGTCAAGGGGCAGTGGCTATCAATCGCCTTGTACGGGAAACGGTTCACCACTGGCTCGATGCTGGGGCTTGGGTAGTGCATCTCACGGGCAATAATGATCCCGATGCTCAAGGTGTGCAGCATCCCCACTACCTCGTCTTTCCCTTCTTTGAACCCATGGGGCCACTCCTGCACCGCGCCGATATTGTCATTAGTCGCGCCGGCGCCAGTGCCTTGGCGGAGCTAACCCTCACGGGAACCCCGGCGCTATTGATTCCCTATCCCCATGCCGCTGAGGATCACCAAACGGTGAATGCGGAAGTCTTGGTGAGTGCCGGTGCGGCTGAAATGATCCCACAATCGGCATTGACGGGCGATCGCCTCGGACGGATCATTTTAGAATGGCTAGGGCAGCCGCAAAAATTACAAGCCATGGCAGAGAATGCCCGCCAACTGGCCATGCCCAACAGTAGTCAGCAGGTCGCTGATCTCATTCGTATGCTAATTCCCACCCCCTAG
- a CDS encoding low molecular weight protein-tyrosine-phosphatase, with protein MPIRLLFVCLGNICRSPAAEGIMQDLIKKAGLGHEIQCDSAGTSNFHVGDPPDARMVMTARQRGLHLTHRARQFHAADFEEFDLILAMDRENYYDILRLDPEGKYRDKVRLMCDFCRHHEAKEVPDPYYGGRQGFEKVLDLLTDACEGLLEYLKVHYPQLQEQR; from the coding sequence ATGCCCATCCGTCTTTTGTTTGTTTGTCTTGGCAATATTTGTCGCTCTCCTGCCGCCGAAGGAATCATGCAAGACCTGATCAAAAAGGCCGGCCTAGGGCATGAGATTCAGTGCGATTCTGCGGGTACCAGCAACTTCCACGTTGGCGATCCACCGGATGCTCGCATGGTGATGACGGCACGGCAACGGGGACTGCACTTGACCCATCGGGCACGCCAATTTCATGCTGCTGATTTTGAAGAATTTGATCTCATTTTGGCAATGGATCGGGAAAACTACTACGATATTTTGCGCCTTGACCCTGAAGGGAAATACCGCGATAAAGTGCGGCTGATGTGCGATTTTTGCCGTCACCACGAGGCGAAGGAAGTGCCCGACCCCTACTATGGCGGTCGTCAGGGGTTTGAGAAGGTGTTGGATCTGCTCACCGATGCCTGTGAGGGTCTCTTGGAGTATCTCAAGGTGCACTACCCCCAACTACAGGAGCAGCGCTGA
- the purM gene encoding phosphoribosylformylglycinamidine cyclo-ligase — MDYRSAGVDVAAGRAFVEQIRPLVQRTQRPEVVGRLGGFAGLCQIPRGYRQPLLVSGTDGVGTKLKLAQALNRHETVGIDLVAMCVNDVLTCGAEPLFFLDYIACGRLAPEMMTAVVAGIAQGCEAAGCALLGGETAEMPGFYAEGVYDLAGFCVGVVEQDQVLDGTQVQVGDVVLGLASSGLHSNGFSLVRKIVSDRQLSWQDTPFGTTSLGELCLEPTRLYVQPIRAALGQGIPIHGMAHITGGGLPENLPRCLGEGRSAQLDPQAWPIPPLFHWLGEMGEVSLGELFNTFNMGIGYTVVLPASAVAAAQACFAEWGIDSWPIGTVVAGSGEVLGLPAA; from the coding sequence ATGGACTACCGCAGTGCCGGTGTAGATGTGGCCGCTGGCCGTGCTTTTGTTGAGCAGATTCGCCCCTTGGTGCAGCGAACCCAACGACCGGAAGTGGTGGGACGACTGGGGGGCTTTGCTGGGCTATGTCAAATTCCCAGAGGCTATCGTCAACCCCTCTTGGTCTCAGGAACCGATGGGGTGGGCACCAAGCTCAAACTGGCTCAAGCCCTGAATCGCCACGAGACTGTCGGTATTGATCTGGTGGCCATGTGCGTCAACGATGTCCTCACCTGCGGTGCTGAGCCGCTCTTTTTCTTGGACTACATTGCCTGTGGTCGTCTGGCGCCGGAGATGATGACCGCTGTGGTGGCGGGTATTGCCCAAGGGTGTGAAGCAGCGGGTTGTGCCCTCTTGGGGGGGGAGACGGCAGAAATGCCGGGATTCTATGCCGAAGGGGTCTATGACCTTGCGGGGTTCTGTGTGGGGGTTGTTGAGCAGGATCAGGTGCTGGATGGCACGCAGGTGCAGGTGGGGGATGTGGTCTTGGGATTGGCCAGTTCTGGGCTGCACAGTAATGGCTTTAGTTTAGTGCGCAAAATTGTCAGCGATCGCCAGCTCAGTTGGCAGGATACGCCTTTTGGTACCACTTCCCTTGGTGAGCTGTGCTTGGAACCAACGCGCCTCTACGTCCAACCCATTCGTGCTGCCTTAGGGCAAGGGATTCCCATTCACGGCATGGCGCACATTACGGGCGGTGGGTTGCCTGAAAATTTGCCCCGCTGCCTAGGCGAAGGGCGATCGGCACAACTGGATCCACAGGCTTGGCCCATCCCGCCTCTGTTTCACTGGCTAGGGGAGATGGGGGAAGTTAGCTTGGGCGAACTCTTTAACACCTTCAATATGGGCATTGGGTACACTGTGGTTTTACCCGCGTCAGCGGTTGCAGCGGCGCAGGCCTGCTTTGCCGAGTGGGGAATTGACAGTTGGCCCATTGGCACCGTTGTTGCGGGCAGCGGTGAGGTATTGGGATTACCTGCTGCTTAA
- a CDS encoding Uma2 family endonuclease, with the protein MTTPLLTLESGDRLTREEFEYRYAQCPHINKAELINGVVFVASPVRVRNHAQPHSNILGWLFHYSIEFSGFMVCDNATVRLDNQNEVQPDVLLRLEESVGGQSRISADDYIEGAPELVIEIASSSAAYDLHDKKDLYCRFGVKEYLVWVVSEQTFCWYHREQGSYVQQQPDREGVLRSQAFAGLWLNLPALLQGDMKRVMLTLQQGLASPEGQRFAEALKQQSQ; encoded by the coding sequence ATGACGACTCCTCTCCTCACCCTTGAAAGTGGCGATCGCCTCACCCGCGAGGAATTTGAATATCGCTACGCTCAGTGTCCCCACATTAACAAAGCTGAACTGATTAACGGAGTGGTGTTTGTGGCTTCACCAGTTCGGGTGAGAAACCACGCCCAGCCCCATAGCAACATTCTTGGCTGGCTCTTTCACTACAGCATTGAATTTAGCGGCTTCATGGTTTGCGATAACGCCACAGTACGACTCGATAACCAAAATGAAGTCCAACCCGATGTGCTATTACGCCTTGAGGAATCGGTGGGAGGTCAGTCCCGCATTAGTGCCGATGACTACATTGAAGGGGCACCAGAGTTAGTGATTGAAATTGCCTCTAGCAGTGCCGCCTACGATCTCCACGATAAGAAAGACCTCTATTGCCGTTTTGGCGTCAAGGAATATCTGGTGTGGGTCGTCTCAGAACAGACCTTCTGCTGGTATCACCGCGAACAGGGGAGCTATGTTCAACAACAGCCCGATCGCGAGGGAGTGCTGCGCAGTCAAGCGTTTGCCGGTCTCTGGCTAAATTTACCTGCCCTTTTGCAAGGGGATATGAAAAGGGTGATGCTCACATTACAACAGGGGCTAGCTTCCCCTGAAGGCCAACGGTTTGCTGAAGCCTTGAAGCAGCAATCACAATAA
- a CDS encoding Uma2 family endonuclease, with protein sequence MTPLVNVIPLESGDHLTREEFEDRYGRSPHIKKAELINGVVFVASPVHYRLHGVPHSQMMVWAGNYCIAIPQLLMADNATVRLDDKNEVQPDIILRLEESVGGQSRISADDYIEGAPELVIEIASSSAAYDLHDKKDLYCRFGVKEYLVWVVSEQAFYWYHREQGSYVQQQPDREGVLRSQAFAGLWLNLPALLQGDMKRVMLTLQQGLASPEGQRFAEALKQQSQ encoded by the coding sequence ATGACTCCATTAGTCAATGTCATCCCCCTTGAAAGTGGCGACCATTTAACCCGCGAGGAATTTGAAGACCGCTATGGCCGCTCTCCTCACATTAAAAAAGCTGAACTGATCAATGGAGTCGTGTTTGTGGCCTCCCCTGTCCACTACCGCCTGCATGGTGTGCCCCACAGTCAAATGATGGTTTGGGCAGGCAATTATTGCATTGCCATTCCCCAGTTGTTGATGGCTGATAATGCCACAGTCAGACTCGATGACAAGAATGAAGTCCAGCCCGATATTATCTTGCGCCTTGAGGAATCGGTGGGAGGTCAGTCGCGCATTAGTGCCGATGACTACATTGAAGGGGCACCAGAATTAGTGATTGAAATTGCCTCTAGTAGCGCCGCCTACGATCTCCACGATAAGAAAGACCTCTATTGCCGTTTCGGCGTCAAGGAATATCTGGTGTGGGTGGTCTCAGAACAGGCCTTCTACTGGTATCACCGTGAACAGGGCAGCTACGTTCAACAACAGCCCGATCGCGAGGGAGTGCTGCGCAGTCAAGCGTTTGCCGGTCTCTGGCTAAATTTACCTGCCCTTTTGCAAGGGGATATGAAAAGGGTGATGCTCACATTACAACAGGGGCTAGCTTCCCCTGAAGGCCAACGGTTTGCTGAAGCCTTGAAGCAGCAATCACAATAA